The following proteins are encoded in a genomic region of Desulfosporosinus youngiae DSM 17734:
- the argJ gene encoding bifunctional glutamate N-acetyltransferase/amino-acid acetyltransferase ArgJ, which translates to MNNTEKAWKAIGGGIAAPKGFYAAGVQAGIKYKDKYDVALIFSDVQAQAAGVYTRNIVKAHPLHLTQRHLKNGLARAIVVNSGNANACVGEFGDQAAFAMAEVAGMYLGIEPQDVLVASTGVIGVEMPLDRVLNGIRVASSELLDDVVKGIRGHKEMADEGAHRAALAIMTTDTTVKEYAYELPCSQGGVIHIGAIAKGSGMIHPNMGTMLGFLTTDADIPSADLQRILSEAVEESFNMVTVDGDMSTNDMALLLANGSSGITPEGEDRINFERMVKSMCIELAKEIARDGEGASKLMEVSVSGAKTMEDARKIARSICGSSLVKAALFGEDANWGRILTAAGYSGAEFNPDKVDVFLGELMVAQAGRGVMFSEERAKEILGFKEVHILLNLHDGEENATAWGCDLTHEYVTINGSYRT; encoded by the coding sequence GTGAATAACACTGAAAAGGCTTGGAAGGCAATTGGCGGAGGCATAGCTGCTCCTAAGGGGTTTTATGCTGCTGGTGTCCAAGCAGGTATTAAATACAAGGATAAGTATGATGTGGCACTGATTTTTTCAGATGTTCAAGCTCAGGCAGCGGGAGTATACACTCGTAATATAGTCAAGGCTCACCCTCTCCATTTAACACAGCGTCATTTGAAGAACGGATTGGCCAGAGCTATTGTCGTGAATAGCGGGAATGCCAATGCTTGTGTTGGAGAATTTGGTGACCAGGCTGCTTTTGCCATGGCCGAAGTAGCTGGCATGTATTTGGGAATAGAACCTCAGGACGTTTTAGTGGCTTCAACAGGTGTAATTGGTGTCGAAATGCCCCTTGACCGAGTTTTGAATGGTATTCGGGTAGCAAGTTCGGAACTCCTTGATGATGTGGTCAAAGGAATTCGAGGGCATAAGGAAATGGCTGATGAAGGTGCACATCGGGCGGCCCTGGCAATTATGACGACAGATACTACGGTAAAAGAATATGCCTATGAACTGCCCTGTTCTCAGGGAGGTGTTATTCATATTGGAGCGATTGCTAAGGGATCCGGGATGATTCACCCCAATATGGGTACCATGCTGGGGTTTTTAACAACCGATGCGGACATACCTTCGGCAGACTTGCAGCGTATTCTGAGTGAGGCAGTCGAAGAAAGCTTCAATATGGTTACCGTTGATGGTGATATGAGTACGAATGACATGGCTCTCTTACTGGCAAATGGGTCCTCGGGGATCACTCCGGAAGGGGAAGACAGGATAAACTTTGAAAGAATGGTTAAGTCCATGTGTATTGAGCTGGCTAAAGAGATTGCTCGGGATGGTGAGGGCGCCAGTAAGTTAATGGAAGTGTCAGTTTCCGGAGCAAAAACAATGGAAGACGCCCGTAAAATCGCCAGGAGCATTTGTGGCTCTAGTTTAGTCAAGGCTGCACTCTTTGGAGAGGATGCTAATTGGGGTCGTATTTTGACGGCAGCAGGATATTCGGGAGCGGAGTTTAATCCTGATAAGGTCGATGTCTTTTTAGGAGAGCTGATGGTTGCCCAGGCGGGAAGAGGAGTGATGTTTTCGGAAGAGAGGGCTAAAGAAATCCTCGGATTTAAGGAGGTCCATATTCTCTTGAACCTGCACGACGGGGAAGAAAACGCGACTGCTTGGGGCTGTGATTTAACCCATGAGTACGTCACGATCAATGGAAGTTACAGAACTTAA
- the carA gene encoding glutamine-hydrolyzing carbamoyl-phosphate synthase small subunit, translating into MKAALILETGKILLGESFGATGEAFGEVVFNTGMTGYQEVLTDPSYAGQMVCMTYPLIGNYGINRVDDQSEKPQVQGFIVKEAARNPSHWQMEKNLSRTLAQSGVVGIKGIDTRSLTRIIREHGVLRGVITTEAENLEEWVTRVKTRSVPADVVAQVSTPKLYTLPAVQSERDSFHVVVLDFGIKKNILQAMQENGFSLTVVPHTTSAEKILNLQPDGVFLSNGPGDPKEVAVGIETIKRLMGKRPIFGICLGHQLLSLALGGDTYKMKFGHRGGNQPVQDLETKRVTITSQNHGYAISEKSLEQTPLYVTHRNLNDQSIEGVKHRDLPVFSVQYHPEAGPGPSESLYLFDEFAQLMQEWRAGYAS; encoded by the coding sequence ATGAAAGCAGCACTCATACTTGAGACCGGGAAAATTCTATTAGGGGAATCTTTTGGGGCGACGGGAGAGGCTTTTGGAGAAGTTGTCTTTAACACGGGAATGACTGGTTATCAGGAAGTGTTGACCGATCCGTCGTATGCTGGACAAATGGTGTGTATGACCTATCCTCTCATTGGGAACTACGGGATCAACAGAGTAGATGACCAATCGGAGAAGCCTCAGGTCCAGGGGTTTATTGTGAAAGAAGCCGCACGTAATCCTAGTCATTGGCAGATGGAAAAAAACCTTTCCAGGACCTTGGCACAATCCGGAGTTGTAGGAATAAAGGGGATTGATACCCGCTCCTTAACCCGGATTATTAGGGAACATGGTGTACTGCGGGGCGTGATCACCACCGAAGCAGAGAATTTGGAAGAATGGGTTACCCGAGTGAAAACAAGGTCTGTTCCAGCCGATGTTGTGGCTCAGGTCAGTACTCCGAAGCTCTACACCTTGCCCGCTGTTCAATCTGAAAGAGATTCTTTCCATGTCGTGGTCTTGGATTTCGGAATTAAGAAAAATATTTTACAGGCTATGCAAGAAAATGGGTTTAGCTTGACAGTCGTTCCTCATACTACATCTGCAGAAAAGATACTGAATCTGCAACCTGATGGGGTCTTTCTATCCAATGGACCGGGAGACCCTAAAGAGGTAGCGGTTGGGATAGAAACGATTAAAAGGTTAATGGGGAAACGTCCTATTTTTGGAATTTGCTTAGGACATCAACTATTATCCCTTGCCTTAGGAGGGGATACCTATAAGATGAAGTTTGGGCATCGGGGAGGTAATCAGCCCGTACAAGATCTAGAGACCAAACGAGTGACGATTACTTCACAAAACCATGGCTATGCCATTTCAGAGAAAAGTCTGGAGCAGACTCCTCTTTACGTAACCCATCGCAATCTTAATGATCAAAGTATCGAGGGAGTAAAGCATCGGGATTTACCTGTTTTTTCAGTTCAATATCATCCGGAAGCAGGGCCGGGACCGAGTGAATCTCTGTATCTTTTTGATGAGTTTGCGCAATTAATGCAGGAATGGAGGGCTGGTTATGCCTCTTAA
- the argC gene encoding N-acetyl-gamma-glutamyl-phosphate reductase, which translates to MKVGVLGATGYAGQELVRLLHRHEEVKELYLSSSSVAGENYETVYPHWEGQNVGILQDEDIPDVDVLFCALPHGLTAERTGGFLARKMKVIDLGADFRLNSGEIYEEWYKIKHPATDLLKDAVYGLPELYREQIRGKSLIANPGCYPTATLLALVPLLRKRLLQTNYLVIDAKSGVSGAGRGASLNTHYSEINENFKAYGVASHRHTPEIEQELSRAAGIPLTVNFTPHLVPMTRGMLATIYAKVSEGISEEDLRSCWLDQYEKEEFIHLLPPGTWPQTKFSSGSNHAFLQLTLDERTGNAIVISTIDNLLKGAAGQAIQNMNLAMGWPEARGLKGTALWP; encoded by the coding sequence ATGAAGGTTGGTGTTCTTGGAGCGACAGGATACGCAGGGCAAGAATTAGTACGGCTGTTACATCGTCATGAAGAGGTGAAAGAGTTGTATCTCTCATCATCCAGTGTTGCCGGAGAGAATTATGAAACGGTTTATCCCCATTGGGAAGGGCAAAACGTGGGGATCTTGCAAGATGAAGACATACCAGATGTGGATGTTCTTTTTTGCGCTCTCCCTCATGGGTTGACGGCAGAAAGAACGGGCGGTTTCTTAGCTCGTAAGATGAAGGTTATTGATTTAGGGGCCGATTTTCGCTTGAATTCAGGGGAGATTTACGAAGAATGGTACAAAATTAAACATCCCGCAACGGATTTGCTCAAAGACGCGGTTTATGGGTTGCCGGAGCTTTACCGTGAGCAAATTCGGGGCAAATCTTTAATCGCTAACCCAGGTTGCTATCCAACGGCAACCTTGCTGGCACTGGTTCCCTTGCTTCGTAAACGATTGCTCCAAACGAACTATTTAGTGATTGATGCCAAATCGGGTGTATCCGGAGCAGGCCGAGGGGCTTCATTAAATACACACTACAGCGAGATAAACGAAAACTTTAAGGCCTATGGGGTGGCAAGCCATCGTCATACCCCGGAAATAGAACAAGAACTCTCTCGGGCAGCAGGGATACCTCTAACCGTAAACTTTACACCACATTTAGTTCCTATGACCCGGGGAATGCTGGCGACGATTTATGCTAAGGTTTCTGAAGGGATTAGTGAAGAAGACTTGAGAAGCTGTTGGTTAGACCAATATGAGAAAGAGGAATTTATTCATCTTTTACCGCCAGGAACCTGGCCACAGACAAAATTCTCGAGTGGAAGCAATCATGCCTTTTTGCAATTAACATTGGATGAAAGAACTGGTAATGCAATCGTCATCTCTACCATAGATAATTTGCTGAAAGGTGCAGCTGGCCAGGCTATCCAGAATATGAATCTTGCTATGGGGTGGCCCGAAGCTCGAGGGCTTAAGGGGACAGCTCTTTGGCCATAA
- a CDS encoding acetylornithine transaminase: MLEGLTTGAIIERGKNVVMNTYGRLGMTMVKGDGAWVWDSDGRQYLDFVTGLAVNSLGHGHPAIVRAIQEQAKEILHTSNIYWIPNQVALAERLVKHSFADKVFFCNSGAEANEAAFKLARKYAKKKFGVHKYEVVSLENSFHGRTLATLTLTGQTKYQQGFDPLPLGFTYAALNDIDALRAKVSNDTAAVFIEPIQGEGGVIPASIEFLREARALCDQYGALLIFDEVQCGVGRTGKLFAYEWSGVVPDIMTLAKALGGGVPIGAMLATDEVAGAFQPGDHASTFGGNPLATAAGCAVLDIMLEEGFLEGVQERAAYFQQGLETLVQKYRTGESVRGKGFIVGWPVSKLGPEIVEACLQNGLLINCVGGKILRFLPPLTVEKTEIDKALGILDEVLSRIWR; the protein is encoded by the coding sequence ATGTTAGAAGGCTTAACAACCGGAGCAATTATTGAACGGGGAAAAAATGTAGTAATGAATACCTATGGCCGCTTAGGAATGACCATGGTCAAAGGGGACGGGGCATGGGTTTGGGATTCAGACGGAAGGCAATATTTAGATTTCGTAACTGGGCTTGCAGTGAATTCTCTGGGGCATGGCCATCCTGCGATTGTTCGTGCGATTCAAGAACAGGCCAAGGAAATTCTGCACACCTCAAATATTTACTGGATACCGAATCAAGTGGCTTTAGCAGAGCGCTTGGTGAAGCATTCTTTCGCCGATAAAGTATTCTTTTGCAACAGCGGAGCGGAGGCTAATGAAGCGGCTTTTAAGCTTGCTCGCAAGTATGCTAAGAAAAAGTTTGGGGTGCACAAATATGAAGTGGTCTCCCTTGAGAATTCCTTTCATGGACGAACCTTAGCTACCCTTACTCTCACTGGACAGACAAAATACCAGCAGGGCTTTGATCCGCTTCCTTTGGGCTTCACGTATGCTGCTTTGAATGATATCGATGCTCTAAGAGCGAAGGTCAGCAATGATACTGCGGCAGTCTTTATTGAGCCTATTCAAGGAGAGGGCGGGGTAATTCCTGCCTCGATAGAGTTTCTCAGGGAAGCACGAGCGCTTTGTGACCAGTACGGGGCCCTGTTGATTTTTGATGAAGTGCAGTGCGGTGTTGGTCGGACAGGGAAGCTCTTTGCCTATGAGTGGAGCGGTGTAGTTCCGGATATTATGACTTTAGCGAAAGCCTTAGGCGGTGGTGTACCGATTGGAGCCATGCTCGCCACGGATGAAGTGGCTGGAGCTTTTCAGCCCGGAGATCATGCTTCAACTTTTGGAGGAAATCCATTAGCCACTGCGGCAGGATGTGCGGTTTTAGACATTATGCTTGAAGAGGGATTCTTAGAAGGGGTCCAAGAGCGCGCAGCCTATTTTCAACAGGGACTAGAAACGTTGGTCCAGAAATACCGGACAGGTGAGTCTGTCCGGGGAAAAGGATTTATAGTAGGATGGCCCGTTTCTAAACTAGGTCCTGAAATAGTTGAGGCTTGCCTGCAAAATGGGCTTCTGATTAACTGTGTTGGAGGCAAGATTTTACGCTTCCTCCCCCCGCTTACGGTTGAGAAGACAGAAATAGATAAAGCCTTGGGAATTTTAGATGAAGTTCTCTCAAGAATCTGGAGGTAA
- the argB gene encoding acetylglutamate kinase has product MTPMEEGLGKARVLVEALPYIQKFSGKTVVIKYGGHAMVDPVLKESVMLDILLLHSVGIRPVLVHGGGPEINAMLKKVGIESHFVQGLRVTDAQTMEIAQMVLLGKLNTEMVSLLNRFGGKSVGLSGKDAKLLMAMKKPMQLPNSLGKMEDVDLGLVGEIQSVTPDILNTLLDQGYIPVISPVASGEEGETFNVNADTAAGKIAEALKADKLLLLTDVRGILRDVADQGSLISTISRGEVEVLKKQGILTGGMLPKVECAVSALDSGVGSVHILDGRLSHAILLELFTDGGIGTMFKGDS; this is encoded by the coding sequence ATGACCCCTATGGAAGAGGGATTAGGGAAAGCTCGGGTTTTAGTAGAAGCCCTACCGTATATTCAAAAGTTTTCAGGTAAAACTGTGGTGATTAAGTATGGAGGGCACGCCATGGTTGATCCAGTTTTAAAGGAATCGGTAATGTTAGATATTCTGCTTTTGCATTCTGTGGGAATTCGTCCGGTGCTCGTTCACGGTGGAGGGCCCGAGATTAATGCCATGCTCAAGAAGGTTGGAATTGAAAGTCATTTTGTGCAAGGTTTAAGAGTTACGGATGCGCAAACCATGGAGATTGCCCAAATGGTTTTATTAGGCAAGTTGAACACAGAGATGGTATCTCTTCTCAATCGCTTTGGAGGTAAGAGTGTCGGATTATCCGGGAAGGATGCTAAGCTCCTAATGGCAATGAAGAAACCGATGCAGTTGCCCAATAGTCTGGGCAAAATGGAAGATGTTGATTTAGGGCTTGTGGGCGAAATCCAAAGTGTTACTCCAGACATTTTGAATACGTTGTTGGATCAAGGATATATACCTGTTATTTCTCCAGTTGCCAGTGGAGAAGAAGGAGAAACGTTTAATGTCAATGCTGATACTGCCGCGGGGAAAATAGCCGAGGCACTGAAAGCGGATAAGTTGCTGCTATTGACGGATGTACGCGGAATATTGAGAGATGTTGCGGATCAAGGATCGCTTATCTCCACGATTTCCAGAGGGGAAGTGGAGGTCCTCAAGAAACAAGGGATATTAACCGGCGGAATGCTTCCCAAAGTAGAGTGTGCGGTCTCTGCTTTAGACAGTGGTGTTGGCAGTGTACATATCCTTGATGGTCGGCTAAGCCATGCAATCCTATTGGAGTTGTTCACAGATGGTGGTATTGGCACTATGTTTAAAGGGGATAGCTGA
- a CDS encoding M20 family metallopeptidase: MDGIKAFFRVQAQYLREEVWEVARLIGEHPELGYEEYFASNCLSDFLKKHGFKVELGIAGMETAFLARFPGRRPGPKIAFLAEYDALPVIGHACGHNLIGAASAGAAVILSKSLELAGEIIVVGTPAEETSGGKVTLVEKGIFKDIDAAMMFHPGSQNVPIISSLALDAIEFTFHGRAAHSVAAASFGVNALDAVINFFVGINALKKQISRELKINGIITEGGNAPNVIPERAVARFYLRARKRKDLDELREQVIRCAEGAAAMVSARMTWHNFEYSYDEMRTNLALADCFSKNLEELGIIHIAPPQTAMGSVDMGNVSRVVPAIHPYLMLGTGTEIPHTLEFTQVCVSRKGESLVLLAMQALALTGWDILSDKKLLKKIKQEFQSIK; this comes from the coding sequence ATGGATGGAATTAAGGCGTTTTTCAGAGTTCAAGCACAGTATTTACGCGAAGAAGTGTGGGAAGTTGCTCGCCTGATAGGGGAACATCCTGAGTTAGGTTACGAGGAATACTTTGCGTCGAATTGCTTAAGCGACTTTCTGAAGAAGCATGGATTCAAAGTGGAACTTGGAATAGCAGGGATGGAAACAGCCTTTTTGGCAAGATTTCCGGGCAGACGTCCAGGACCTAAAATCGCTTTTTTAGCAGAATATGATGCCCTGCCTGTTATTGGGCATGCTTGCGGACACAATTTAATTGGAGCAGCAAGCGCGGGTGCGGCTGTAATTTTGAGTAAGAGTCTGGAACTTGCCGGTGAGATCATAGTTGTTGGTACTCCAGCAGAAGAGACCAGCGGAGGGAAAGTGACGTTAGTTGAGAAGGGGATCTTTAAGGACATAGATGCAGCGATGATGTTTCATCCAGGCAGCCAAAATGTTCCCATTATTTCGAGCCTTGCTTTGGATGCTATAGAATTTACATTTCATGGGCGTGCCGCCCATTCTGTGGCAGCGGCTTCTTTCGGGGTTAATGCCTTAGATGCCGTAATTAATTTTTTTGTGGGAATCAATGCGCTAAAAAAGCAGATTTCACGGGAACTGAAAATTAATGGGATTATTACAGAGGGAGGCAACGCTCCTAATGTTATCCCAGAACGTGCTGTAGCACGGTTTTATTTGCGGGCCCGGAAACGTAAAGACTTAGATGAGTTACGCGAGCAAGTAATACGTTGCGCCGAGGGAGCAGCCGCCATGGTTTCTGCGAGAATGACATGGCATAACTTTGAGTATTCCTACGATGAGATGCGTACTAATCTAGCCTTGGCAGATTGCTTTAGTAAAAATCTTGAGGAGCTGGGTATCATTCATATAGCTCCTCCCCAAACGGCTATGGGCTCGGTAGATATGGGAAATGTGAGTCGAGTTGTACCCGCAATTCATCCCTATTTAATGTTGGGAACGGGTACAGAAATCCCTCATACTCTGGAATTTACTCAGGTGTGCGTTTCACGTAAGGGAGAAAGCCTGGTTTTGTTAGCTATGCAGGCGCTTGCCTTAACAGGTTGGGATATCTTAAGTGATAAAAAGCTTTTGAAGAAAATAAAGCAGGAGTTTCAATCAATAAAGTAA
- the rocF gene encoding arginase produces the protein MRKKVIRIIGVPIDLGADRRGVDMGPSAIRYAGLNARLKRIGWDVEDYGNLEVPVPETRVIKDKRLKYLEEIVAINEHLHLIVSEAIKEGVIPLILGGDHSLGIGTLAGLALNERSFGLIWFDTHGDYNSLDTTSSGNIHGMPLAVANGIGAQELTSIGGVQKKLREENTVIIGAREMDTEEKEMLRKSKIKVFTMRDIDQMGMTEVVNQGIKIASQGTDGIHVSFDLDVIDPEEAPGVGTPVPGGITYREAHLAMELLADSGLITSMDVVEVNPILDTHNKTAKLAVGLISSAFGERIF, from the coding sequence ATGCGGAAAAAAGTTATTAGGATTATTGGAGTACCCATTGATTTAGGTGCTGACCGTCGTGGAGTAGACATGGGGCCAAGTGCTATTCGCTATGCAGGGTTAAATGCAAGATTAAAGCGTATAGGTTGGGATGTGGAGGATTATGGAAATTTGGAGGTTCCGGTTCCTGAGACACGTGTGATTAAGGATAAGAGGCTTAAGTATTTGGAAGAAATTGTTGCGATTAATGAGCATCTTCATCTCATAGTATCAGAGGCAATCAAGGAAGGGGTAATTCCCTTAATTCTTGGCGGAGATCACAGTTTAGGAATCGGAACTCTAGCAGGGTTAGCTTTAAATGAACGTTCATTTGGATTAATCTGGTTTGATACACATGGAGATTATAATTCTCTCGATACGACCTCAAGCGGCAACATTCACGGTATGCCCTTGGCCGTTGCAAATGGTATAGGTGCTCAGGAATTAACCTCTATCGGTGGAGTACAGAAGAAATTGCGAGAAGAAAATACCGTAATCATTGGGGCACGTGAAATGGATACTGAAGAGAAGGAAATGCTGCGCAAATCTAAAATTAAGGTTTTTACAATGCGAGATATCGATCAAATGGGAATGACGGAAGTGGTCAACCAAGGAATTAAAATCGCTTCCCAGGGGACGGATGGAATCCATGTTAGTTTTGATTTGGATGTGATTGACCCCGAAGAAGCTCCAGGGGTTGGAACTCCGGTCCCGGGAGGAATTACATATCGTGAGGCACATTTAGCGATGGAACTTTTAGCAGATTCAGGACTTATTACAAGTATGGATGTCGTAGAGGTGAACCCGATCTTGGATACTCATAATAAAACCGCTAAATTAGCTGTTGGGTTAATCTCCTCCGCTTTTGGAGAACGAATTTTCTAA